A single genomic interval of Acidobacteriota bacterium harbors:
- a CDS encoding restriction endonuclease subunit S, producing the protein MSCAVGAQFTCGLIVPKERIAANGDYNLSGERYREGGASNHQFPQVELGTLCKPEYGFTASAEDKGDARFVRITDIAPDGRIRKDEPKFIKLSRESEPYLLQKGDLLVARTGATYGKTMLFDEEYPAVFASYLIRLRFPKDKLLPEFYWSFAQSEKYWEQARNLATGGGQPQFNGNALTQIKIPLPPLEVQKEIVAEIEGYQREIQRLKAEIAAQETNIQKTISRIWGEEESDRANGAPPSQLGATPQENVHKIG; encoded by the coding sequence ATGAGTTGCGCCGTTGGCGCACAATTCACCTGTGGTTTGATCGTGCCGAAGGAAAGGATTGCGGCGAATGGCGATTACAACTTGAGCGGCGAGCGGTATCGAGAAGGCGGAGCCAGCAATCATCAGTTTCCGCAAGTAGAACTTGGCACTCTATGCAAACCCGAATACGGATTTACGGCCAGCGCGGAAGATAAGGGAGATGCTCGATTCGTCAGAATTACTGACATCGCCCCTGATGGACGAATCAGAAAAGACGAACCTAAGTTCATCAAACTCAGCCGTGAATCTGAGCCTTATCTATTGCAAAAGGGCGATCTTTTGGTTGCCAGAACTGGGGCGACCTACGGAAAGACAATGCTGTTCGATGAAGAATACCCGGCAGTGTTTGCGTCTTATCTGATTCGCCTCAGATTCCCCAAAGACAAACTCTTGCCAGAGTTTTATTGGTCATTCGCTCAATCTGAAAAGTATTGGGAGCAAGCGCGTAATCTTGCGACCGGTGGCGGGCAGCCACAGTTCAACGGCAACGCGCTCACTCAAATCAAAATCCCCCTACCGCCGCTGGAAGTACAGAAGGAAATCGTGGCGGAGATCGAGGGCTATCAGCGTGAGATTCAGCGCCTCAAAGCCGAAATCGCAGCTCAAGAAACTAATATCCAGAAAACAATCTCTCGCATCTGGGGCGAAGAGGAATCTGACCGCGCCAACGGCGCACCGCCATCCCAGCTTGGGGCAACGCCCCAAGAAAACGTCCATAAAATAGGAA
- a CDS encoding putative toxin-antitoxin system toxin component, PIN family, translating into MTLPSPKSERAIVPDKLVVVVDTNVLLQSLFNDLGPASKCLSYFRRGEIDVVVSRETLREAREVLTRSKLRSRYPQLTDEKVESLITFLRYRGIYVRDVQQWFEYPRDPNDELPESGH; encoded by the coding sequence TTGACGCTGCCGTCGCCGAAATCAGAGCGCGCCATCGTGCCTGACAAACTGGTTGTCGTCGTAGACACCAACGTACTCCTGCAAAGCTTGTTCAACGATCTCGGCCCGGCGAGCAAGTGTTTATCTTACTTCCGACGCGGAGAGATTGATGTTGTTGTCAGCCGCGAAACGTTGCGCGAAGCCCGCGAAGTCCTCACTCGTTCCAAGCTGCGCAGCCGTTACCCTCAACTCACCGATGAAAAAGTCGAAAGCCTCATCACGTTTCTGCGCTACCGCGGCATTTACGTGCGCGACGTGCAGCAATGGTTTGAATACCCGCGCGATCCCAATGATGAACTTCCTGAATCTGGCCATTGA
- the tnpA gene encoding IS200/IS605 family transposase, with product MPQSLSHVVIHVVFSTKERYPFLDSVTRPKLHAYLATVARNAGCEAYRVGGMADHVHLAIRLSRTITIASLVETLKTSSSKWLKTQSPDLAAFSWQRGYGCFSVSPADLDALRVYIDNQESHHQARTFQDEFRMFLKKYGVEYDEAYVWD from the coding sequence ATGCCGCAATCATTGAGCCACGTCGTTATTCACGTCGTCTTCAGCACCAAAGAACGTTATCCATTTCTCGACTCGGTCACGCGTCCCAAACTGCACGCTTATCTGGCAACGGTCGCGCGCAATGCCGGTTGTGAGGCATATCGCGTTGGCGGCATGGCCGATCACGTTCACCTTGCCATTCGGCTGTCGCGCACCATCACCATCGCGTCCTTGGTGGAAACGTTGAAAACGTCATCGTCGAAATGGCTAAAAACACAATCCCCCGACCTCGCGGCTTTTTCGTGGCAACGAGGTTATGGATGTTTTTCCGTCAGCCCAGCGGATTTGGATGCGCTACGCGTCTACATTGACAATCAGGAGAGCCACCATCAAGCGCGGACGTTTCAGGATGAGTTTCGGATGTTTCTGAAAAAATACGGCGTGGAATACGACGAAGCTTACGTTTGGGATTAA
- a CDS encoding SCP2 sterol-binding domain-containing protein: MSEENKDFTVDQFAAGVRHKLGENSGLDATIKFVFECGKIVFVDAKSSPNSVHHNDDEADVTLRLAIETVNQLYRGELKPVMAVMSGKIKIEGNAMVAMKLGQIFG, encoded by the coding sequence GTGTCCGAAGAAAATAAAGATTTCACCGTTGACCAATTTGCCGCCGGAGTCCGTCATAAGCTGGGCGAAAATTCCGGCCTCGATGCGACGATCAAGTTTGTGTTTGAATGCGGCAAGATTGTGTTTGTAGATGCCAAATCGTCGCCAAATTCAGTTCATCACAACGACGATGAGGCGGATGTAACGTTGCGGCTGGCAATTGAAACGGTCAACCAGCTTTATCGCGGGGAGTTAAAACCGGTGATGGCGGTGATGTCCGGCAAGATCAAAATCGAAGGCAATGCGATGGTGGCAATGAAGCTGGGGCAGATTTTCGGCTAA
- a CDS encoding TIGR03842 family LLM class F420-dependent oxidoreductase: MEFAITFKPDMTPTRIVNLTKQAEAAGFNYGWMFDSHVLWQDPFPLMTLMATNTQKMRIGPCVTNPAVRDWTVTASLFATLNRISSGRMDIGIGRGDSSRRVMGKRPTTLAVLEECVQTIRDLCSGKQINYEEKDIQMPWADAGVPPIWIAGYGPKALRCAGKIGDGVILQFADPHLIKWCLQFVREGAEEAGRDFRKIKVMSAAPVWVSDDLAVARDKVRWFPALVSNHVVDLVSKYKPGELPPELTAYIADRKGYNYLHHAEVGSSNAEFVTDEVVDRFCLVGNVQEQLRRLKELEEVGVTQFNIYLMCGDEEQTVEVYGHDVIPAAS; encoded by the coding sequence ATGGAATTTGCAATTACCTTCAAACCCGATATGACTCCCACGCGCATCGTCAATTTGACGAAGCAGGCCGAGGCTGCCGGATTCAATTATGGCTGGATGTTTGATTCGCACGTCTTGTGGCAAGACCCATTTCCGCTGATGACCTTGATGGCGACGAACACACAGAAAATGCGGATTGGCCCGTGTGTGACCAATCCGGCGGTGCGCGATTGGACGGTGACAGCGAGTTTGTTCGCTACGCTCAACCGTATCTCCAGCGGGCGGATGGACATCGGCATCGGGCGCGGAGATTCTTCACGGCGCGTGATGGGAAAACGGCCTACGACGTTGGCTGTGTTGGAAGAATGCGTCCAAACCATCCGCGATCTGTGCAGCGGCAAACAAATCAACTACGAGGAAAAAGACATTCAGATGCCGTGGGCTGACGCCGGAGTTCCGCCGATCTGGATTGCCGGGTACGGGCCGAAGGCGCTACGTTGCGCAGGCAAAATCGGCGATGGCGTGATCCTGCAATTCGCCGATCCTCACCTGATCAAATGGTGTTTGCAGTTTGTCCGCGAAGGCGCGGAAGAAGCCGGACGCGATTTCAGAAAGATCAAAGTGATGAGTGCCGCGCCCGTCTGGGTGTCAGACGATCTGGCCGTCGCACGTGACAAAGTCCGCTGGTTTCCGGCGCTGGTGTCCAACCACGTCGTTGATTTGGTTTCCAAATACAAACCCGGAGAGTTGCCGCCGGAACTGACGGCGTACATCGCCGACCGCAAGGGCTACAACTATTTGCACCACGCCGAAGTCGGAAGCAGCAACGCTGAATTCGTGACGGATGAAGTCGTGGATCGGTTCTGTCTGGTCGGGAATGTTCAAGAACAGTTGCGACGCTTAAAAGAACTGGAAGAAGTCGGCGTGACGCAATTCAACATTTATCTGATGTGCGGCGACGAAGAGCAAACGGTTGAAGTGTATGGCCATGATGTGATTCCTGCTGCAAGCTAA
- a CDS encoding DUF5615 family PIN-like protein, with the protein MIRLLADEDFDGRILRGLTRRVPNIDIVRVQDAGLQSAHDREILEWAARENRVVITHDVTTMSAFAYERITTNQPMPGIFEVPQDLTIGIAIEELVILAECSFEGEWESQVRFIPPVAQGEIGVRRK; encoded by the coding sequence ATGATTCGCCTACTGGCAGACGAAGATTTCGATGGTCGAATTTTGCGCGGCTTAACACGTCGTGTGCCGAACATTGACATTGTTCGCGTCCAGGATGCCGGATTGCAGTCGGCACACGATAGGGAAATTCTGGAATGGGCTGCGCGAGAAAACAGGGTTGTTATAACTCACGACGTAACAACGATGTCAGCTTTTGCTTACGAACGCATTACGACTAACCAGCCAATGCCAGGTATTTTTGAAGTCCCACAGGATTTGACCATTGGCATTGCCATAGAAGAGTTGGTGATATTGGCCGAATGCAGTTTTGAAGGAGAGTGGGAGAGCCAAGTTCGTTTCATACCCCCTGTAGCACAAGGAGAGATAGGTGTCCGAAGAAAATAA
- a CDS encoding aldose 1-epimerase family protein, with amino-acid sequence MPDNSFRKMLTSVAQNLRTETWQITNRELDLKTKVSWSVKKLTLHGGKQEGVDAIIVNNGKLEFTVIPTRGMNVLEVKMGDIRLGWNSPVKEVVHPQFINLQSRGGLGWLEGFNEWMVRCGLEWAGHPGKDKFINNTGDEAEMDLTLHGKIGNTPASEVEVVIDRGPMPRIRIRGRVDERMFYGPKLQLWTEISTEPGADTFRIEDEVTNFGAYDQEFQVIYHCNYSAPLLEDGSRFIAAAKEVRPFNAHAAKSLSSYGEYVSPTKGFIEQVYGIIPFADDKNRTTVMLRNAAGDKAVSMQYSVDQLPYFTLWKNTTAVEEGYVTGLEPGTGFPANRSIERQAGRVPKLKPNEARKFAIEVGIYSGKQGVEQAAAAISKLLAGRQTKLNPQTIKPE; translated from the coding sequence ATGCCCGACAACTCATTTCGCAAAATGCTGACCAGCGTTGCGCAAAACCTTCGCACCGAAACCTGGCAGATCACTAATCGCGAATTGGATTTGAAAACCAAAGTTTCGTGGTCGGTCAAAAAGCTCACCTTGCACGGCGGCAAGCAGGAAGGCGTGGATGCGATTATCGTCAACAACGGCAAGCTGGAATTCACCGTCATTCCTACGCGCGGGATGAATGTGCTGGAAGTCAAGATGGGAGACATTCGGTTGGGGTGGAATTCGCCGGTCAAGGAAGTCGTTCATCCGCAATTCATCAATTTGCAAAGCCGCGGCGGTTTGGGGTGGCTGGAAGGGTTCAACGAATGGATGGTGCGGTGTGGTTTGGAATGGGCCGGGCATCCGGGCAAAGACAAATTCATCAACAATACCGGTGACGAAGCAGAAATGGATTTGACGCTGCACGGCAAGATCGGCAACACGCCCGCTTCAGAAGTCGAAGTCGTCATTGATCGCGGGCCAATGCCGCGCATTCGCATTCGTGGCCGCGTAGATGAACGAATGTTTTACGGTCCAAAGCTGCAACTGTGGACGGAAATTTCGACCGAACCCGGCGCAGACACCTTTCGCATCGAAGACGAAGTGACGAATTTCGGGGCGTATGACCAGGAATTTCAGGTGATTTACCACTGCAATTACAGCGCGCCGCTGCTGGAAGATGGCAGTCGCTTTATCGCCGCCGCCAAAGAAGTTCGCCCGTTCAACGCGCACGCGGCGAAAAGTTTGTCGAGTTATGGCGAATACGTCTCGCCAACCAAAGGCTTCATCGAACAGGTCTATGGCATCATTCCCTTTGCCGACGACAAGAACCGCACGACTGTGATGTTGCGAAACGCGGCGGGCGATAAAGCCGTCTCGATGCAGTATTCCGTGGATCAATTGCCGTACTTCACATTGTGGAAAAACACGACGGCGGTCGAAGAAGGATATGTCACGGGTCTAGAGCCGGGCACTGGTTTCCCGGCGAATCGCAGCATCGAACGCCAAGCCGGGCGCGTGCCGAAGCTCAAGCCAAATGAAGCGCGCAAATTTGCGATTGAGGTTGGCATTTACTCAGGTAAGCAAGGTGTTGAACAAGCAGCAGCCGCAATTTCCAAACTGCTGGCCGGTCGTCAGACGAAACTCAATCCACAAACTATCAAGCCGGAATAG
- a CDS encoding restriction endonuclease subunit R → EKIWVKTSNFLPAYKTSKARICVTVGMMTTGYDCPDILNLGLFRPIFSPTDFIQIKGRGTRKHDFREQLFDETIKESVQQPKKTAFKLFDFFANCEYFEEEFNYDEVLELPKPKTTSSEPDGNRRTVVTGGTYEHLGEDILATIKVETIGGEGMRIDRMFYQRFEESVRANEFIANSIEAGQWDRVLDYVNKEVFDKPEEFYSLEKLRKAAAVDRRLTLREILEKIFGLIPRYKSKDELLEEEFAKFVADYKPEEAEAIPAMKTFFKAYASSDQVRQIIESGELTDLATNPVFSTRDYKAVPTKYRSAIPDYIKDYVPLNQFAP, encoded by the coding sequence GAAAAGATTTGGGTAAAGACAAGCAACTTCCTGCCGGCTTACAAAACCAGCAAAGCCCGCATTTGCGTTACCGTAGGCATGATGACCACCGGGTACGATTGCCCGGACATTCTGAACCTGGGGCTGTTCCGCCCGATCTTTTCGCCGACCGATTTCATCCAGATCAAAGGGCGCGGTACGCGCAAGCACGACTTCCGCGAACAGCTTTTTGACGAGACGATCAAGGAAAGTGTCCAGCAGCCGAAAAAGACCGCCTTCAAACTGTTCGACTTCTTCGCCAACTGCGAATACTTCGAGGAAGAGTTCAACTACGACGAAGTGCTGGAACTGCCCAAACCTAAAACAACGAGCAGCGAGCCCGACGGCAACCGACGTACTGTGGTAACAGGCGGCACATACGAACATCTCGGCGAAGACATCCTGGCAACGATCAAAGTTGAAACCATCGGCGGCGAAGGCATGCGCATTGACCGGATGTTTTACCAGCGGTTTGAGGAAAGCGTGCGCGCGAATGAGTTCATCGCCAACAGCATCGAAGCCGGTCAATGGGATCGCGTGCTTGATTACGTGAACAAAGAAGTTTTCGACAAACCGGAAGAGTTTTACAGTCTGGAAAAATTGCGCAAAGCCGCCGCCGTAGATCGTCGCCTGACCTTGCGCGAGATTCTGGAAAAAATCTTCGGCTTGATTCCACGCTACAAATCCAAAGACGAATTGCTGGAAGAGGAATTTGCCAAGTTCGTCGCCGATTACAAACCGGAAGAAGCCGAGGCGATTCCGGCGATGAAGACCTTTTTCAAGGCCTACGCCAGCAGCGACCAGGTGCGCCAGATTATTGAATCCGGCGAATTGACCGATCTGGCGACCAACCCGGTTTTTTCGACGCGCGATTACAAAGCCGTGCCGACCAAATACCGCTCGGCGATTCCCGATTACATCAAGGATTACGTGCCGCTGAACCAGTTTGCGCCGTAA
- a CDS encoding DUF433 domain-containing protein yields the protein MIAASTATETVLRQDEGGVFRIGDSRVSLDSVVYAFNEGASPEEIVWRFPTLDLVQVYSVINYYLHHQEGVDAYLQTRRQQRAQLKKEIESRFSPQGIRERLLARKVDQPDKQ from the coding sequence ATGATTGCTGCTTCGACTGCTACTGAAACTGTTTTGCGCCAGGATGAAGGCGGAGTTTTTCGCATTGGCGATAGTCGTGTCTCGCTTGATTCGGTTGTTTATGCGTTTAACGAAGGCGCCAGCCCTGAAGAAATTGTTTGGCGTTTTCCTACGTTGGATTTGGTGCAGGTTTATTCTGTCATCAACTACTACCTTCATCACCAGGAGGGAGTTGACGCTTATTTGCAGACTCGCCGACAACAACGTGCTCAGTTGAAAAAAGAGATTGAAAGCCGCTTCAGCCCTCAAGGCATACGCGAACGATTGCTGGCACGTAAAGTTGATCAACCCGACAAACAATGA